Proteins encoded in a region of the Streptomyces sp. NBC_00310 genome:
- the hisB gene encoding imidazoleglycerol-phosphate dehydratase HisB gives MNRVGRVERTTKETSVLVEINLDGTGRTEISTGVGFYDHMLDQLGRHGLFDLTVKTDGDLHIDSHHTIEDTALALGAAFKQALGDKVGIYRFGNCTVPLDESLAQVTVDLSGRPYLVHTEPEKMAPMIGEYDTTMTRHILESFVAQAQIALHVHVPYGRNAHHIVECQFKALARALRYASERDPRAVGILPSTKGAL, from the coding sequence ATGAACCGCGTAGGACGCGTGGAGCGGACCACCAAGGAGACGTCGGTCCTCGTCGAGATCAATCTCGACGGCACGGGCAGGACGGAGATCTCCACCGGGGTCGGCTTCTACGACCACATGCTCGACCAGCTCGGCCGCCACGGTCTGTTCGACCTGACCGTGAAGACCGACGGTGACCTGCACATCGACTCCCACCACACCATCGAGGACACCGCCCTCGCGCTGGGCGCCGCCTTCAAGCAGGCCCTCGGCGACAAGGTGGGCATCTACCGCTTCGGCAACTGCACGGTCCCGCTGGACGAGTCCCTCGCCCAGGTCACCGTCGACCTGTCCGGCCGCCCCTACCTCGTGCACACCGAGCCCGAGAAGATGGCGCCGATGATCGGCGAGTACGACACCACGATGACCCGGCACATCCTGGAGTCCTTCGTCGCGCAGGCGCAGATCGCGCTGCACGTGCACGTGCCGTACGGGCGCAACGCGCACCACATCGTCGAATGCCAGTTCAAGGCGCTGGCCCGGGCGCTGCGCTACGCCTCCGAGCGCGACCCGCGCGCGGTCGGCATCCTGCCCTCCACGAAGGGCGCGCTGTGA
- the hisH gene encoding imidazole glycerol phosphate synthase subunit HisH produces the protein MELSTASKKVVVFDYGFGNVRSAERALARTGAEVEITRDFDRAMNADGLLVPGVGAFAACMKGLKEARGDWIIDRRLSGGRPVMGICVGMQILFARGIEHGVETEGLDEWPGAVEPLQAEIVPHMGWNTVDAPADTTLFAGLDTDARFYFVHSYAVHDWSLETHNPTLTAPKVTWSTHGKPFVAAVENGALWATQFHPEKSGDAGAQLLNNWIGTL, from the coding sequence GTGGAATTGAGCACGGCGTCCAAGAAAGTGGTCGTCTTCGACTACGGCTTCGGGAACGTGAGGTCCGCCGAGCGCGCCCTCGCGCGCACGGGGGCCGAGGTCGAGATAACGCGTGACTTCGACAGGGCCATGAACGCGGACGGGCTGCTGGTGCCCGGCGTCGGCGCGTTCGCCGCCTGTATGAAGGGGCTGAAGGAGGCGCGCGGCGACTGGATCATCGACCGCCGGCTCTCCGGCGGCCGTCCGGTGATGGGCATCTGCGTCGGTATGCAGATCCTGTTCGCGCGCGGTATCGAGCACGGCGTGGAGACCGAGGGCCTCGACGAGTGGCCCGGCGCGGTCGAGCCGCTCCAGGCCGAGATCGTGCCCCACATGGGCTGGAACACCGTCGACGCCCCGGCCGACACGACCCTGTTCGCCGGCCTGGACACCGACGCCCGCTTCTACTTCGTGCACTCCTACGCCGTCCACGACTGGTCCCTGGAGACGCACAACCCCACCCTGACCGCCCCCAAGGTCACCTGGTCGACGCACGGCAAGCCCTTCGTGGCGGCCGTGGAGAACGGCGCCCTGTGGGCCACCCAGTTCCACCCCGAGAAGTCCGGCGACGCCGGAGCGCAGCTGCTGAACAACTGGATCGGAACCCTGTAG
- the priA gene encoding bifunctional 1-(5-phosphoribosyl)-5-((5-phosphoribosylamino)methylideneamino)imidazole-4-carboxamide isomerase/phosphoribosylanthranilate isomerase PriA, with amino-acid sequence MAKLELLPAVDVRDGQAVRLVHGESGTETSYGSPLEAALSWQRAGAEWLHLVDLDAAFGTGDNRELVAEVTRAMDIKVELSGGIRDDASLAKALATGCTRVNLGTAALETPEWVAKVIAEHGDKIAVGLDVKGTTLRGRGWTRDGGDLYETLERLDKEGCARYVVTDIAKDGTLQGPNLELLRNVCAATDRPVVASGGVSSLDDLRAIAELVPLGVEGSIVGKALYAKAFTLEEALEAVSS; translated from the coding sequence ATGGCAAAGCTCGAACTCCTTCCCGCCGTCGACGTCCGTGACGGCCAGGCGGTCCGGCTCGTCCACGGCGAGTCCGGCACCGAGACCTCCTACGGCTCCCCGCTGGAGGCCGCCCTCTCCTGGCAGCGCGCGGGCGCCGAGTGGCTGCACCTGGTCGACCTGGACGCCGCGTTCGGCACCGGCGACAACCGTGAGCTGGTGGCCGAGGTCACCCGGGCGATGGACATCAAGGTCGAGCTGTCCGGAGGCATCCGGGACGACGCCTCCCTGGCGAAGGCCCTGGCCACCGGCTGCACCCGGGTCAACCTCGGCACCGCCGCCCTGGAGACCCCCGAGTGGGTCGCCAAGGTCATCGCCGAACACGGCGACAAGATCGCGGTGGGCCTGGACGTGAAGGGCACGACCCTGCGCGGCCGCGGCTGGACCCGCGACGGCGGCGACCTCTACGAGACGCTGGAGCGCCTCGACAAGGAGGGCTGCGCCCGCTACGTCGTCACGGACATCGCCAAGGACGGCACCCTCCAGGGCCCCAACCTGGAACTGCTGCGCAATGTGTGCGCCGCCACGGACCGTCCGGTCGTGGCGTCCGGCGGCGTCTCGTCCCTCGACGACCTGCGCGCCATCGCCGAGCTGGTGCCTCTCGGTGTCGAGGGCTCCATCGTCGGGAAGGCCCTGTACGCGAAGGCGTTCACCCTGGAAGAGGCCCTGGAGGCTGTGTCGTCATGA
- a CDS encoding histidinol-phosphate transaminase — MSFGIDDLPVRDELRGKSPYGAPQLDVPVRLNTNENPYPLPEALVERIAERVRDAARHLNRYPDRDAVELRTRLAEYLTKTSGYGVDPANVWAANGSNEVIQQLLQTFGGPGRTAIGFEPSYSMHGLISRGTGTGWISGPRNDDFTIDLAAAEKAIAEHRPDVVFITTPNNPTGNAVSGETVLALYEAAQAAKPSMVVVDEAYIEFSHGGSLLPLLDGRPNLVVSRTMSKAFGAAGLRLGYLAAHPAVVDAVQLVRLPYHLSAVTQATALAALEHTDTLLGYVEQLKTERDRLVAELRAIGYAVTDSDANFVQFGRFEDAHEVWRKILDRGVLVRDNGVPGWLRVTAGTPAENDAFLDAVRDLKKEQSA; from the coding sequence GTGAGCTTCGGAATCGACGATCTCCCCGTACGCGACGAACTGCGCGGCAAGAGCCCCTACGGCGCGCCCCAGCTCGACGTCCCCGTACGCCTCAACACCAACGAGAACCCCTACCCCCTGCCCGAGGCACTGGTCGAGCGGATCGCCGAGCGGGTGCGGGACGCGGCCCGGCACCTCAACCGCTACCCGGACCGGGACGCGGTGGAGCTGCGGACGCGGCTCGCCGAGTATCTGACGAAGACGTCCGGATACGGGGTCGATCCGGCAAACGTCTGGGCGGCCAACGGCTCCAACGAGGTCATCCAGCAACTCCTGCAGACCTTCGGCGGCCCCGGCCGTACCGCGATCGGCTTCGAACCGTCGTACTCGATGCACGGGCTGATCTCGCGCGGCACGGGCACCGGCTGGATCTCCGGTCCCCGCAACGACGACTTCACGATCGACCTCGCCGCCGCCGAGAAGGCCATCGCCGAGCACCGGCCGGACGTCGTCTTCATCACCACCCCCAACAACCCCACGGGCAACGCGGTCTCAGGGGAGACCGTGCTCGCCCTGTACGAGGCGGCCCAGGCGGCCAAGCCGTCGATGGTCGTGGTGGACGAGGCGTACATCGAGTTCAGTCACGGCGGCTCGCTGCTGCCGCTGCTCGACGGACGGCCGAACCTCGTCGTCTCGCGGACGATGTCCAAGGCCTTCGGCGCGGCCGGTCTGCGCCTCGGCTATCTCGCCGCGCACCCGGCGGTCGTGGACGCCGTCCAGCTCGTACGGCTGCCGTACCACCTCTCCGCCGTCACCCAGGCGACCGCGCTGGCCGCCCTGGAGCACACCGACACCCTCCTCGGCTATGTCGAACAGCTGAAGACGGAGCGGGACCGGCTGGTCGCCGAGCTGCGAGCCATCGGCTACGCGGTGACCGACTCCGACGCCAACTTCGTGCAGTTCGGCAGGTTCGAGGACGCGCACGAGGTCTGGCGGAAGATCCTCGACCGGGGCGTCCTGGTCCGGGACAACGGCGTACCGGGATGGCTGCGGGTCACCGCCGGAACTCCCGCCGAGAACGACGCGTTCCTCGACGCGGTACGTGATTTGAAGAAGGAGCAGAGCGCATGA